A single genomic interval of Bacteroidales bacterium harbors:
- a CDS encoding gliding motility-associated C-terminal domain-containing protein yields MKTKIILGFVIIFCYSSLWAQTFSNTTATAIPDNNTSGVYVDINVSGISPTAILENVTLNITHTWDADLVIYIVDPLNNEHLLCNQRGGSGDNFTNTVFRNSASTSISLGSAPFTGAFIPEETLPRGVNPNGTWRLHVVDLASGDAGTINNWSITFVAPPCPTVGIHTSPAGVTTMTCRDSVYILPNDSAVAGGAIYPSLYFQFNTGANGAKNAVTIYENGQVIYQAGYGLMDPNTELTVYFPGPGADPNANYTIQVCNQDGTAPMPWVVYDGNGTTYASGTTPTGCTNYGTWHPAGILSWTISPSASGLYYASWGLAGFWADESGPGTYTITYNWDNQGSGSYHCSGSASTVITVTNPWNASWNSPGTICASNGTIALNGYITGNTGGTFSGTGVSGNNFNPSGLSGNVNVTYTVGNSSVCYASQSQTINVIPLATANAGSDASVCAGQTYTVGGASYGGSATGCTWTTSGSGSFSNANTTSPTYTPSAADISAGGVNLTITTTGPCAAASDVMHLTINALPNANFSYGSGSFCKTGTNPTPTVNTPGGTFTSSPAGLSINSSTGTIDLASSTVGTYTVTYSIGGVCPNSSSASITITNGFDAQFSYTGPYCQSGSNPLPSHTTGSDGTYTASPSGLVFANANTGEINLALSAPGTYTITNTIAASGGCASASYSNSVTIDQAATVNAGSDATICSNQNYQITGASIGGSASSITWTSNGTGSLINAGTLTPTYIPSASDAANGSVILTATTNDPPNTCPSVSDQMIIYINQASIVNAGNDQIICEGSIVNINGTMSGGTTSVLWTSSGNGTFANTSSLVTNYIPSNNDIQNGFVWLYLNGNDPDGAGPCSVAKDSVYIQINRKATVNAGNDIEGCAGEQVNISASLGGTASTVLWTTSGSGTFTNATIPNTFYIPSANDIASGYVYLIVTTNDPDANGPCTIAKDSLLLTIHPLPIINNIQTTPVTDCNAPNGTITITASSSLTPIEYSINNGTNFSSNNSYSGLNAGIYNVVVRNAAGCTASQTVTIQNTQGPQILSIDAMDPLCYGQTNGQIIVHATGANYYVLNGGSQTTDSVFTNLAPGTYNILVLDNGNCQATSQVTLTQPSDIIVNDFKQNIQCFGEQNGSIALTVQGGTSPYSYNWSNGANTANVNNLAAGIYIVTVSDAHNCSKVLIDSISQPTMIIISLTTTDPTCFNTTNGSIQSTVSGGTPNYAYSWSNGSSSPFLTNIPGGTYTLTITDSNGCTKTASTTLNTPSALNVEPSINHITCYGLQNGSISLNVTGGSAPYAYNWSSGQTTSVITNLNAGTYTVTITDQNLCNGVYAYTVTEPSELVVTHNQSGVLCNGATTGYINLSITGGTTPYSYLWSNGATTANIQNIGAGTYTYTIKDAHQCSQTQTVTILGSSAIVPTITFDATTQQAEVNVMGGTSPYTYLWSNGITDTIITLTETGLYGVTITDAIGCTAIASYNHDVPLKIPTCITPNGDKVNDDFEITNIAAYPKLTIKIYNRWGNLLYSFDGTGLEYASPDKRWKGQYNGKDLPMGAYMYIIDLHNDKEPITGTVSIIR; encoded by the coding sequence ATGAAAACAAAAATTATACTAGGGTTCGTTATAATATTTTGCTATTCGTCGTTGTGGGCACAAACATTTTCAAATACAACAGCAACAGCTATTCCAGATAATAATACCAGTGGAGTATATGTTGATATTAATGTGTCTGGAATTTCACCAACGGCAATATTGGAAAACGTAACGTTAAACATTACGCATACATGGGATGCTGATTTGGTGATTTATATTGTTGATCCATTAAATAATGAACATTTGTTATGTAATCAACGAGGAGGTAGTGGCGATAATTTTACCAATACGGTTTTTAGAAACTCTGCCAGTACAAGCATATCACTGGGTTCAGCGCCTTTTACAGGAGCTTTTATCCCTGAAGAAACATTGCCAAGAGGTGTAAATCCGAATGGTACTTGGCGTTTGCATGTAGTCGATTTGGCTTCAGGTGATGCCGGAACTATTAACAATTGGTCTATTACCTTTGTTGCACCTCCATGTCCAACTGTGGGTATTCATACCAGCCCTGCAGGAGTAACTACCATGACATGCCGCGATAGCGTTTATATTTTGCCAAACGACTCTGCTGTTGCTGGTGGGGCTATTTATCCTTCGCTATATTTTCAATTTAATACCGGTGCTAATGGTGCTAAAAATGCCGTTACTATATACGAAAATGGTCAGGTTATTTATCAAGCTGGTTATGGCTTAATGGACCCCAATACCGAATTAACGGTTTATTTCCCTGGTCCGGGTGCAGATCCTAATGCAAATTATACCATTCAAGTTTGCAATCAAGATGGAACTGCTCCTATGCCTTGGGTCGTTTACGATGGCAATGGAACTACCTATGCTTCAGGTACAACACCTACCGGTTGTACCAATTATGGAACCTGGCACCCTGCTGGGATACTTTCTTGGACCATTTCTCCTTCTGCATCTGGGTTATATTATGCTTCATGGGGATTGGCGGGCTTTTGGGCCGATGAATCGGGACCTGGCACTTATACTATAACTTACAACTGGGACAACCAAGGTTCAGGCTCTTATCATTGTTCAGGTTCTGCATCTACGGTAATTACAGTTACCAATCCTTGGAATGCTTCGTGGAATAGTCCGGGTACTATTTGCGCTTCGAATGGAACAATTGCTCTTAATGGATATATAACCGGAAATACAGGTGGCACATTTTCGGGTACGGGTGTAAGCGGAAATAATTTTAACCCAAGTGGCTTGTCGGGTAATGTTAACGTTACATATACGGTTGGGAATAGTAGTGTATGCTATGCTTCACAATCGCAAACAATAAATGTTATTCCACTAGCTACTGCAAATGCAGGTTCAGATGCATCAGTTTGTGCAGGTCAAACCTATACAGTAGGAGGAGCAAGCTATGGTGGGAGTGCTACCGGGTGTACATGGACAACTAGCGGTAGTGGTTCATTTAGTAATGCCAATACAACATCACCAACTTATACACCAAGTGCAGCCGATATTTCAGCCGGTGGTGTTAATCTTACTATTACAACAACAGGTCCTTGTGCAGCAGCTTCGGATGTAATGCACTTAACCATTAATGCATTGCCCAATGCAAACTTCTCGTATGGCTCGGGTTCATTTTGCAAAACAGGAACTAATCCTACTCCAACCGTCAATACACCAGGAGGCACATTTACATCATCACCCGCTGGTTTAAGTATAAATTCTTCGACAGGAACCATCGATTTGGCATCGAGTACCGTTGGTACATATACGGTAACTTATTCTATTGGAGGTGTTTGTCCAAATAGCTCTTCGGCATCGATTACTATTACCAATGGATTTGATGCACAGTTTAGTTATACTGGTCCTTATTGTCAATCGGGATCTAATCCTTTGCCATCGCATACTACAGGTAGCGATGGAACATATACTGCAAGTCCGTCTGGCTTAGTATTTGCTAATGCTAACACAGGCGAGATAAATTTGGCTCTTAGTGCACCAGGAACTTACACAATAACCAATACAATAGCCGCTTCAGGTGGTTGTGCGTCTGCTTCATATTCAAACTCTGTTACTATTGATCAAGCTGCTACGGTCAATGCCGGAAGCGATGCCACTATTTGTTCTAATCAAAATTATCAAATTACAGGAGCAAGTATAGGGGGAAGCGCCTCATCGATTACTTGGACTTCAAATGGAACGGGTTCGCTTATCAACGCAGGTACTTTGACACCAACCTATATTCCAAGTGCATCCGATGCTGCTAATGGCTCTGTAATACTTACTGCTACTACCAACGATCCACCGAATACTTGTCCTTCAGTTAGTGATCAGATGATTATTTATATAAATCAAGCTTCAATTGTTAATGCTGGAAACGACCAAATTATTTGCGAAGGTAGCATAGTTAATATAAATGGTACTATGTCAGGTGGTACTACTTCTGTTTTATGGACTTCGTCTGGAAATGGAACTTTTGCTAATACATCCAGTCTTGTTACAAATTACATTCCTTCGAATAATGATATACAAAATGGTTTTGTATGGTTATATTTAAATGGGAACGATCCCGATGGAGCAGGTCCTTGTAGTGTTGCAAAAGATTCTGTTTACATTCAAATTAATAGAAAAGCAACGGTAAATGCAGGTAATGATATAGAAGGCTGCGCTGGAGAACAAGTTAATATTTCAGCTTCATTGGGTGGAACAGCTTCTACGGTCTTATGGACCACTAGCGGCTCAGGAACATTTACCAATGCAACTATTCCAAATACTTTTTATATCCCATCAGCTAACGATATCGCTTCGGGTTATGTGTATTTAATTGTTACAACGAATGATCCAGATGCAAATGGTCCATGTACTATTGCAAAAGATAGTTTGTTATTAACCATTCATCCATTACCAATTATCAATAATATTCAGACAACACCTGTAACTGATTGTAATGCTCCTAATGGAACTATTACTATTACGGCAAGTAGTTCGCTTACTCCGATAGAGTATTCGATTAACAACGGAACTAATTTCTCTTCAAACAATAGTTATTCAGGATTAAATGCAGGTATTTACAATGTGGTAGTTAGAAATGCAGCAGGATGTACTGCTAGCCAAACTGTTACTATTCAAAATACACAAGGACCACAGATTTTATCTATTGATGCAATGGATCCTTTATGTTATGGACAAACGAATGGACAAATTATTGTTCATGCTACGGGTGCAAATTATTATGTTCTAAATGGCGGAAGCCAAACAACCGACAGTGTGTTTACAAACTTAGCGCCCGGAACTTATAATATTTTAGTATTAGATAATGGAAATTGTCAGGCAACTTCGCAAGTTACACTTACGCAACCATCTGATATTATTGTAAATGATTTTAAACAAAATATTCAATGTTTTGGTGAGCAAAATGGTTCAATAGCTTTAACCGTTCAGGGTGGAACTTCACCATATAGTTACAATTGGAGTAATGGTGCGAATACCGCAAATGTTAATAATTTGGCTGCAGGTATTTATATTGTAACCGTATCGGATGCACATAATTGCTCAAAAGTATTAATCGATTCTATTAGTCAGCCAACTATGATTATAATAAGCTTAACTACTACAGACCCAACTTGCTTTAATACAACCAATGGAAGCATTCAATCAACGGTTTCAGGTGGAACCCCCAATTATGCTTATAGTTGGAGCAACGGTTCTTCGAGTCCTTTCTTGACGAATATCCCTGGAGGTACTTATACACTTACCATCACCGATTCTAATGGTTGTACCAAAACTGCCTCTACAACATTAAATACACCTTCGGCATTGAATGTAGAGCCAAGCATCAATCATATTACCTGTTATGGGTTGCAAAACGGAAGTATATCGTTGAATGTAACAGGTGGCTCTGCTCCTTATGCATATAATTGGAGTAGTGGTCAAACAACTTCGGTTATTACCAATCTCAATGCAGGAACTTATACTGTAACCATAACCGACCAAAATTTATGTAATGGGGTTTATGCTTATACTGTTACTGAACCATCTGAGCTTGTTGTAACTCATAACCAATCAGGTGTATTATGTAATGGTGCAACTACCGGTTACATCAACTTAAGTATAACAGGTGGAACTACTCCTTATTCGTATTTATGGTCAAATGGAGCAACAACAGCCAATATTCAAAATATCGGTGCCGGAACCTATACTTATACTATAAAAGATGCCCATCAGTGTTCACAAACACAAACTGTTACTATCTTAGGTAGTTCTGCTATTGTGCCTACTATAACTTTTGATGCTACTACACAGCAAGCTGAAGTTAATGTTATGGGTGGCACTTCGCCCTATACTTATTTATGGAGTAATGGAATAACAGATACCATTATTACTCTTACAGAAACAGGTTTATATGGTGTAACCATAACCGATGCCATTGGTTGTACGGCTATTGCAAGTTACAACCACGATGTTCCTTTGAAAATTCCTACTTGTATTACTCCCAATGGCGATAAAGTAAACGATGATTTTGAAATTACCAACATTGCAGCTTATCCAAAACTAACCATAAAAATATATAATCGTTGGGGAAATTTACTTTACTCGTTTGATGGAACCGGCTTAGAATATGCATCACCCGATAAACGTTGGAAAGGACAATATAATGGTAAAGACTTGCCGATGGGAGCATATATGTATATTATTGATTTGCATAACGATAAAGAACCTATTACAGGAACGGTATCAATAATTCGATAA
- a CDS encoding DNA-binding protein has product MKTLTFNELRKIKDSLPEGSLKKIAEKLNLPEETIRNYFGGTSYNNQSTTGIHTEQGPDGGIVCIDDTTILDLALKIIEESSVEKNGH; this is encoded by the coding sequence GTGAAAACTTTAACTTTTAACGAATTAAGAAAAATTAAAGATTCCCTGCCGGAGGGAAGCTTAAAAAAAATTGCCGAAAAATTAAACTTACCCGAAGAAACAATACGAAATTATTTTGGAGGAACTTCTTACAATAATCAATCTACAACAGGGATTCATACCGAACAAGGACCCGATGGGGGGATTGTTTGTATTGACGATACCACTATATTAGATTTGGCACTTAAAATTATTGAAGAGTCATCAGTTGAAAAAAATGGACACTAA
- a CDS encoding type IX secretion system membrane protein PorP/SprF has translation MKKYFVFLSLMMIMALASNAQQLPLYSQYMFNSFLLNPGIAGSVDYFPIRITARQQWAGIKGAPSTQAISAHYLMEAQKLGIGGFIFNDKFGPLSETGIQVSGSYHLPLEGINSKLGLGLAFKAFQFKFDESDLVTIDENDMAVSHGKITKFVPDADFGAYLYNDKYYVGVSATQLIQFKIDLGDSNAVDKNKIIRHYYSLAGYRFSLSEDFELEPSLLFKGTFQSPWQVDINAKAIYRSMYWFGLSYRSSKDLVAMLGLKVKKFYIGYAFDYTFTSIKNYSNGSHEILIGFNVFEGKNKGSSLL, from the coding sequence ATGAAAAAGTACTTTGTTTTTTTATCTTTAATGATGATAATGGCACTAGCTTCGAATGCTCAGCAATTGCCTTTATATTCACAATATATGTTTAATAGCTTTTTGCTAAATCCAGGTATTGCAGGTAGTGTTGATTATTTTCCTATTCGAATCACGGCTCGTCAACAATGGGCTGGTATTAAAGGTGCTCCTTCTACCCAAGCAATAAGTGCTCATTATTTAATGGAAGCTCAAAAATTAGGAATAGGCGGTTTTATTTTTAATGATAAATTTGGACCATTAAGCGAAACCGGTATTCAAGTTTCCGGTTCCTATCATTTACCATTAGAAGGAATCAATTCTAAATTAGGCTTGGGTTTAGCATTTAAAGCATTTCAATTTAAATTTGACGAAAGCGACCTGGTTACCATTGATGAAAACGATATGGCTGTAAGTCATGGGAAAATCACAAAGTTTGTCCCCGATGCTGATTTTGGTGCATATTTATACAACGATAAATACTATGTAGGTGTATCTGCCACACAACTTATTCAGTTTAAAATTGATTTAGGCGATAGCAATGCGGTTGATAAAAACAAAATTATTCGCCACTATTATTCTTTAGCCGGTTATCGTTTTTCGTTAAGCGAAGATTTTGAACTTGAACCTTCTTTGCTTTTTAAAGGAACCTTCCAAAGTCCATGGCAGGTGGATATTAATGCAAAAGCTATTTACAGAAGTATGTATTGGTTTGGCCTGTCGTACCGTTCAAGTAAGGATTTGGTTGCGATGTTAGGCCTTAAAGTTAAGAAGTTTTATATCGGATATGCTTTTGATTATACTTTTACCAGTATTAAAAACTATAGCAACGGAAGTCATGAAATTCTTATAGGATTTAATGTGTTCGAAGGTAAAAATAAAGGCTCAAGCTTGCTTTAA
- a CDS encoding two pore domain potassium channel family protein, with protein MYPNNFYTFKVRLKDKPFKTLDGNEYIQTASISFFNEYGQEIAYCELGYIAIDEIYKKIYNHEALCLDYVYVENFSILDYKNKYQINDEESVEIFNFSAKSAVFYANNATIFNGIIFKEKPVTFENALFIKGITSFDNVMFEEGNVNFNSAIFFNGNVSFYNTNFLKGTINFKNTTWGIGNKNFQYTYWGNGDILFSNSLFKDGNISFVNCSFGDGELSFKVCSFGKGNIDFRFAVFGDGNLNFERTELGDGLIDFSKTEFGKAKVNFNKAIIGKAELNFDEIQMIEGKWLFKQVYMEEGSIHFDEAELKKAQIFFNRSIFKQVNISFYKSSLSVLSFEACQLNSYCDLRLLHCNFLNLSGAFIRDIVDISLEENPKSIDSLYVFGTRLMGRIFLSWKNNGVQEMIHKSTENKYEKAWQYNLLKQNFNTIGQYDDEDLAYVAFKREELALKKEQIQFEKWYKRLTKQFLLSFQNLVFDKMGLYATSPLRVFYSIIILWFFFGLLFSFLHYVGVGKTWSSVGNPDHISIFAQSFYHSAITFFTIGYGDVFPQGLSRILSSIEGFVGVFMMSYFTVAFVRKVLR; from the coding sequence ATGTATCCTAACAATTTTTATACTTTTAAGGTTAGGTTAAAAGATAAGCCTTTTAAGACTCTCGATGGTAATGAGTATATACAAACAGCGTCTATAAGCTTTTTTAATGAATATGGTCAGGAAATAGCCTATTGTGAGTTGGGGTATATTGCCATTGATGAGATATATAAGAAAATTTATAATCATGAAGCATTGTGTTTAGATTATGTTTATGTCGAAAATTTCTCTATTCTTGATTATAAAAATAAATATCAAATAAACGACGAAGAATCAGTTGAAATATTTAATTTTTCTGCTAAGTCAGCAGTTTTTTATGCAAACAATGCTACAATATTTAATGGTATTATTTTTAAGGAGAAGCCCGTTACATTCGAAAACGCTTTATTTATAAAAGGAATTACGAGCTTTGATAATGTAATGTTCGAAGAAGGCAATGTTAATTTTAATTCTGCTATTTTTTTTAATGGAAATGTAAGTTTTTATAATACTAATTTTTTAAAAGGAACTATAAATTTTAAAAATACAACTTGGGGAATTGGTAACAAAAATTTTCAATACACCTATTGGGGCAATGGTGATATACTATTTAGCAATAGTTTATTTAAAGATGGAAATATTTCTTTTGTAAATTGTTCATTTGGCGATGGTGAGTTGTCGTTTAAGGTATGTTCTTTTGGTAAAGGCAATATCGATTTTCGTTTTGCCGTATTTGGCGATGGAAATTTAAATTTTGAACGGACAGAGTTGGGCGATGGCTTAATAGACTTTAGTAAAACGGAATTTGGAAAAGCAAAGGTAAACTTTAACAAAGCTATCATTGGTAAAGCAGAGTTGAATTTTGATGAAATTCAGATGATTGAAGGTAAATGGCTATTTAAGCAAGTTTACATGGAAGAAGGGAGTATTCATTTTGACGAGGCCGAATTAAAAAAAGCTCAAATTTTCTTTAATCGCTCGATTTTTAAGCAGGTAAATATTTCATTTTATAAGTCATCGCTTAGTGTTTTATCGTTTGAGGCTTGTCAGCTAAATAGTTATTGCGATTTGCGACTTTTACACTGCAATTTTTTAAATTTATCGGGAGCTTTTATTCGAGATATAGTCGATATTTCGCTCGAAGAAAATCCTAAAAGTATCGATTCATTGTATGTTTTTGGTACGCGTTTAATGGGTCGGATTTTTTTATCATGGAAAAATAATGGGGTTCAAGAAATGATCCATAAGAGTACCGAAAATAAATACGAAAAAGCGTGGCAGTATAATCTTTTGAAACAAAATTTTAACACCATTGGTCAATACGATGATGAAGATTTAGCATATGTAGCCTTTAAACGTGAAGAACTTGCTCTAAAAAAAGAACAAATACAGTTCGAAAAATGGTATAAACGCTTAACAAAACAATTTTTATTAAGTTTTCAGAACTTAGTATTCGATAAAATGGGTTTATATGCAACTTCGCCTTTACGCGTTTTTTATAGTATTATAATTTTGTGGTTCTTTTTTGGATTATTGTTTTCATTTTTGCATTATGTTGGAGTTGGAAAAACATGGTCTTCGGTAGGTAATCCCGATCATATTTCTATTTTTGCTCAATCCTTTTATCATAGTGCCATTACATTTTTTACCATAGGTTATGGCGATGTTTTTCCCCAGGGTTTAAGTCGTATTTTATCTTCAATAGAGGGTTTTGTCGGTGTGTTTATGATGTCATATTTTACGGTTGCATTTGTAAGAAAAGTATTGCGTTAA
- a CDS encoding serine acetyltransferase has product MDTKKSLEEIALQLAESELTQSLLYQHPLKHPLPNRNILSEIITLLRQCLFPGYYSDPPKHTSWKSKIENILDSIHDSLIEQIYAGLCLDCKNLNKNQCQECKVNAHELAAIFLSRLPYIQALLAKDVVAIYEGDPASKSTSEVIQCYPGIRAITNYRIAHELYKLNIPVIPRIITEFAHSETGIDIHPGAQIGEYFAIDHGTGIVIGETCIIGNHVKIYQGVTLGAKSFPLDEQGNPIKGIPRHPIVEDYVVIYAEATILGRVTIGHHSIVGANQWITSDLPPYTKTTLNH; this is encoded by the coding sequence ATGGACACTAAAAAGAGCCTCGAAGAAATTGCTTTACAATTAGCAGAATCAGAACTAACGCAATCTTTGTTATATCAACATCCTTTAAAACATCCTTTACCAAACCGAAATATCTTATCTGAAATTATTACATTACTTCGTCAATGTTTATTTCCGGGTTATTATAGCGATCCACCAAAGCATACATCGTGGAAGTCTAAAATTGAAAATATACTCGATTCTATTCATGACTCACTTATTGAGCAGATATATGCAGGACTGTGTTTAGATTGTAAGAATTTGAATAAAAATCAATGTCAGGAATGTAAAGTTAATGCGCATGAGTTAGCTGCCATTTTTTTGAGTCGCTTACCTTATATTCAAGCTTTATTAGCCAAAGATGTGGTTGCTATTTATGAAGGTGATCCTGCTTCTAAAAGTACAAGTGAAGTTATTCAATGCTATCCGGGTATTAGAGCTATTACCAATTATCGAATTGCACATGAGTTATATAAATTAAATATTCCAGTTATTCCGAGAATAATTACCGAGTTTGCACATTCCGAAACCGGAATTGATATTCATCCCGGCGCACAAATAGGCGAATATTTTGCTATCGACCATGGAACAGGTATTGTAATAGGTGAAACATGTATTATTGGTAATCATGTAAAAATTTATCAAGGTGTAACACTTGGAGCAAAGTCTTTTCCATTAGACGAACAAGGTAATCCTATAAAGGGAATACCTCGCCATCCGATAGTCGAAGATTATGTAGTTATTTATGCCGAAGCCACTATATTAGGACGAGTTACGATAGGGCATCATTCCATAGTTGGAGCTAATCAATGGATAACATCTGACTTACCACCTTACACAAAAACAACTTTAAATCATTGA